In Gordonia phthalatica, one genomic interval encodes:
- the lepA gene encoding translation elongation factor 4: MSEIPSFADKTFTDPSKIRNFCIIAHIDHGKSTLADRMLQLTGVVEERQMRAQYLDRMDIERERGITIKAQNVRLPWKVGDEEFVLHLIDTPGHVDFTYEVSRALEACEGAILLVDAAQGIEAQTLANLYLAMENDLTIIPVLNKIDLPAADPDHYAAELAHIVGCEPEDVLRVSGKTGVGVPELLDEAVRQIPAPVGDPDAPARAMIFDSVYDTYRGVVTYVRVVDGKIVPREKIAMMSTGATHELLEVGIVSPEPKASAGLGVGEVGYLITGVKDVRQSKVGDTVTTARKGAEEPLTGYREPHPMVYSGLYPLDGSDYPVLREALEKLQLNDAALTYEPETSVALGFGFRCGFLGLLHMEITRERLEREFNLTLISTAPNVVYRVIMDDGTEHIVTNPSDWPTGKTRSIFEPMVRTTIIAPSEFIGAIMELCQSRRGELGGMDYLSETRVELRYKLPMAEIIFDFFDSLKSRTRGYASLDYEESGEQEADLVKVDILLQGEAVDAFSAIVHKDAAYGYGNKMALKLKDLIPRQQFEVPIQAAVGSKIIARENIRAIRKDVLAKCYGGDISRKRKLLEKQKEGKKRMKTIGRVEVPQEAFVAALSTDELGDKPKGK; this comes from the coding sequence GTGAGTGAGATTCCCAGCTTCGCTGACAAGACGTTCACCGACCCGTCGAAAATTCGGAACTTCTGCATCATCGCGCACATCGACCACGGCAAATCGACGCTGGCCGACCGCATGCTGCAGCTGACGGGAGTCGTCGAGGAACGCCAGATGCGCGCGCAGTACCTCGACCGCATGGACATCGAACGTGAGCGCGGCATCACCATCAAGGCGCAGAACGTCCGCCTCCCCTGGAAGGTGGGCGACGAGGAGTTCGTCCTCCACCTCATCGACACGCCCGGGCACGTCGACTTCACGTACGAGGTCTCCCGCGCCCTGGAAGCGTGTGAGGGTGCGATCCTGCTGGTCGACGCCGCACAGGGCATCGAGGCGCAGACGCTCGCCAATCTGTACCTGGCGATGGAGAACGACCTCACCATCATCCCGGTCCTCAACAAGATCGACCTGCCCGCCGCGGACCCCGACCACTACGCCGCCGAGCTCGCGCACATCGTCGGCTGCGAACCCGAGGACGTCCTCCGCGTCTCCGGCAAGACCGGTGTCGGCGTCCCCGAACTGCTCGACGAGGCCGTCCGTCAGATCCCGGCACCCGTCGGCGACCCGGACGCCCCCGCCCGCGCCATGATCTTCGACTCCGTCTACGACACCTACCGCGGCGTCGTCACCTATGTCCGCGTGGTCGACGGCAAGATCGTCCCGCGCGAGAAGATCGCCATGATGTCCACCGGCGCCACCCACGAACTCCTCGAGGTCGGCATCGTCTCCCCGGAACCGAAGGCCAGCGCAGGCCTCGGCGTCGGCGAGGTGGGCTACCTCATCACCGGCGTCAAGGACGTCCGCCAGTCGAAGGTCGGCGACACCGTCACCACCGCCCGAAAGGGCGCCGAAGAGCCGCTCACCGGCTATCGGGAACCGCACCCGATGGTCTACTCGGGCCTGTATCCGCTCGACGGCTCCGACTACCCGGTCCTGCGTGAGGCGCTGGAGAAGCTGCAGCTCAACGACGCCGCCCTCACCTACGAGCCGGAGACGTCGGTGGCGCTGGGCTTCGGTTTCCGCTGCGGCTTCCTCGGCCTGCTGCACATGGAGATCACCCGCGAGCGGCTGGAGCGGGAGTTCAACCTCACGCTCATCTCCACCGCACCCAACGTGGTGTACCGGGTGATCATGGACGACGGGACCGAGCACATCGTCACCAACCCGTCCGACTGGCCCACCGGCAAGACTCGGTCGATCTTCGAGCCGATGGTCCGCACGACGATCATCGCGCCCAGCGAGTTCATCGGCGCCATCATGGAACTCTGCCAGTCCCGCCGCGGTGAACTCGGCGGCATGGACTACCTGTCGGAGACCCGCGTCGAACTGCGCTACAAGCTGCCGATGGCCGAGATCATCTTCGACTTCTTCGACTCCCTGAAGTCGCGCACCCGCGGCTACGCGAGCCTCGACTACGAGGAGTCGGGCGAGCAGGAAGCCGATCTGGTGAAGGTCGACATCCTGCTGCAGGGCGAGGCCGTCGACGCGTTCAGCGCCATCGTCCACAAGGACGCCGCCTACGGCTACGGCAATAAGATGGCGCTCAAGCTCAAGGACCTGATCCCGCGTCAGCAGTTCGAGGTGCCGATCCAGGCCGCCGTCGGCTCCAAGATCATCGCGCGCGAGAACATCCGCGCCATCCGCAAGGACGTCCTCGCCAAGTGCTACGGCGGCGACATCAGCCGTAAGCGCAAGCTGCTCGAGAAGCAGAAGGAAGGCAAGAAGCGGATGAAGACCATCGGTCGCGTCGAGGTCCCGCAGGAGGCCTTCGTCGCCGCGCTCTCGACCGATGAGCTGGGCGACAAGCCGAAGGGGAAGTGA
- a CDS encoding alpha/beta fold hydrolase: protein MSGERFTVEKDTVAADVWCPPDARGLVILAHGAGSNRDAAILRAVAEPLVGRGLAVARIDLPYRQDRPKGPPSPSKAGRDRDGIRAAVAALREVADGPLIIGGHSYGGRQASMVAAEDRDLVDGLLLTSYPLHPPGKPEKARTEHLPDITAPTLIVHGRSDAFGTSDEFADALTLFTAPVRLIDVEKADHSLKPDRSGVGELTADAVTEWLLPLATERSTNR, encoded by the coding sequence ATGAGCGGGGAACGGTTCACGGTCGAGAAGGACACGGTGGCGGCGGACGTGTGGTGTCCGCCGGATGCGCGGGGGCTGGTGATTCTGGCGCACGGTGCCGGATCGAATCGCGATGCGGCGATCCTGAGGGCGGTCGCCGAACCGCTGGTGGGGCGTGGGCTCGCCGTCGCCCGGATCGATCTCCCCTACCGGCAGGATCGCCCGAAGGGGCCGCCGTCGCCGTCGAAGGCCGGTCGCGACCGGGACGGGATCCGCGCGGCGGTCGCCGCACTCCGCGAGGTGGCCGACGGCCCGTTGATCATCGGCGGTCACTCGTACGGCGGTCGACAGGCGTCGATGGTCGCGGCGGAGGATCGCGACCTGGTCGACGGGCTGCTTCTGACCTCCTATCCCCTGCATCCGCCGGGCAAGCCGGAGAAGGCGAGGACCGAGCACCTGCCCGACATCACGGCACCGACGTTGATCGTGCACGGCCGGTCCGACGCGTTCGGGACGTCGGACGAGTTCGCCGACGCACTGACCCTGTTCACCGCACCGGTCCGCCTGATCGACGTCGAGAAAGCCGACCACAGTCTGAAACCCGACCGCAGCGGTGTCGGCGAACTGACCGCCGACGCCGTCACCGAGTGGCTGCTGCCGCTCGCCACCGAACGGAGCACGAACCGATGA
- a CDS encoding type II toxin-antitoxin system PemK/MazF family toxin, with protein MSTPGHPTRDFARTVSYSPDLDGDADPGEVVWTWVPFEEDPTQGKDRPVLVVGRDDSRFVLGLMLSSQDYHRGDDDWYPIGAGAWDGEHRDSYVRLDRVLRIDDDSIRREGAVVERARFDAVADVLRDRFGWQ; from the coding sequence ATGAGCACACCCGGACACCCGACTCGCGATTTCGCGCGCACCGTCTCCTACTCCCCCGACCTGGACGGCGACGCCGACCCCGGCGAAGTGGTGTGGACGTGGGTGCCGTTCGAGGAGGACCCGACGCAGGGCAAGGACCGCCCGGTCCTCGTCGTGGGCCGCGACGACAGCCGGTTCGTGCTGGGGCTGATGCTGTCGAGCCAGGACTATCACCGCGGGGACGACGACTGGTATCCGATCGGGGCGGGCGCGTGGGACGGTGAGCACCGCGACAGCTATGTGCGCCTGGACCGGGTCCTGCGGATCGACGACGACAGCATCCGCCGTGAGGGCGCCGTCGTGGAACGGGCACGGTTCGACGCCGTCGCCGACGTCCTGCGCGACCGGTTCGGCTGGCAGTAG
- the rpsT gene encoding 30S ribosomal protein S20: MANIKSQIKRNKTNEKARLRNQSIKSALRTSIRQFRETVATGDKEKSAELLVVTSRELDKAASKGVIHKNQAANKKSALALAVNKL, translated from the coding sequence GTGGCTAACATCAAGTCTCAGATCAAGCGGAACAAGACCAACGAGAAGGCTCGTCTGCGCAACCAGTCGATCAAGTCGGCTCTGCGCACCTCGATCCGCCAGTTCCGCGAGACTGTGGCGACCGGCGACAAGGAGAAGTCGGCCGAGCTGCTCGTCGTCACCAGCCGTGAGCTCGACAAGGCTGCTTCGAAGGGTGTCATCCACAAGAACCAGGCAGCCAACAAGAAGTCGGCACTGGCTCTCGCAGTCAACAAGCTCTGA
- the holA gene encoding DNA polymerase III subunit delta, translated as MNDRLYLLLGDDDFLTGRVISRVAAERRREAGVDVPVTRIRAGEVTGPEMAELLSPSLFAEERIIVVMSAADAGKEPAALITATAKSIPEGITLMVVHTGGGRQKAMVGHLKKAGAQEFACAAPKWLNERADFVRSEFRQLGAKVSAEVVELVTDMVGSDLRELSAACHQLVADTGNKVDVDAVRLYYTGRAEVTGFEVADKAVTGDLAGAMESLAWAEHHGTARVLLADALAEAVHAIARVRSIGNMDKYSLASELGMSPGRVGKVQTQARAWDSKSIGEALLVVAQLNGDVKGQAADAGYALEHAVATVAQLRPRRR; from the coding sequence GTGAACGATCGGCTGTACCTACTCCTCGGAGACGACGACTTCCTGACCGGTCGCGTCATCTCCCGCGTGGCGGCCGAACGCAGGCGCGAGGCCGGCGTCGACGTGCCGGTCACGCGGATCCGCGCGGGCGAGGTCACCGGTCCCGAGATGGCCGAACTGCTCAGCCCGTCGCTGTTCGCTGAGGAACGGATCATCGTCGTCATGTCCGCGGCCGATGCGGGCAAGGAGCCGGCAGCCCTGATCACCGCGACCGCCAAGTCGATCCCCGAGGGCATCACCCTCATGGTGGTCCACACCGGCGGTGGCCGACAGAAGGCGATGGTCGGACACCTCAAGAAGGCGGGTGCCCAGGAGTTCGCGTGTGCCGCACCGAAATGGCTCAACGAACGGGCCGACTTCGTCCGCAGCGAGTTCCGTCAGCTCGGCGCCAAGGTGTCGGCGGAAGTCGTCGAACTCGTCACCGACATGGTCGGTTCCGACCTCCGCGAGCTGTCGGCGGCCTGCCATCAACTCGTGGCGGACACCGGCAACAAGGTCGACGTCGACGCGGTCCGCCTGTACTACACGGGCCGCGCCGAAGTGACCGGCTTCGAAGTGGCCGACAAGGCGGTGACCGGCGACCTCGCCGGCGCCATGGAGTCCCTCGCGTGGGCTGAGCACCACGGCACCGCCCGGGTCCTGCTGGCCGACGCCCTCGCGGAGGCCGTCCACGCGATCGCCCGCGTGCGGTCCATCGGCAACATGGACAAGTACTCGCTCGCCTCCGAACTCGGCATGTCGCCCGGCCGCGTCGGCAAAGTCCAGACCCAGGCCCGCGCCTGGGACTCGAAGTCGATCGGGGAGGCGCTCCTGGTGGTCGCGCAACTCAACGGCGACGTGAAGGGGCAGGCCGCCGACGCCGGATACGCCCTCGAGCACGCGGTCGCGACGGTCGCGCAGCTGCGGCCGCGGAGGCGCTGA
- a CDS encoding ComEC/Rec2 family competence protein, with protein sequence MKTADLRLAAPAAGCWAAAAVALAAPVGVSAGIAAGCVVGGLAAIGWSRSAGEFGRSVAVTAAAVCGVTAASTIVVLLRIIAVDEAPIVAVDGKPVVEVTVAGDPSFSIPGMMSLPVEVEAVRGARQRPVAATLLARSSMVDPLPGERYRVRARVRPPREGVADRLVAARLSAVGELEKIGEAPWWQTVAGRVRERLRDVAARALGERPAGLLPGLVLGDVSGLDQRTSDNFRSAGLTHLVAVSGSNLVLVCGTVILAVRMTGASARTVVAVGAVAIVGFVILVRPSDSVLRAAVMGSVGLVAGLGSRRSQALPALGTAVIVVILLWPQMAVAPGFALSVVATLGLVLWSVPIRRALVIRGMPEAPAMLLSMTLAAQILTTPLLIVLTDTANVLAVPANLLAIPVVGMAGLLGTAAAVVGALGSRYGPGGVLAEFLIRAAGPPTRWLIAVADRLGGPTWSSIEVPGWMTVFVLGGLIAAVLWWRNRTRSAGRRLHRG encoded by the coding sequence GTGAAGACCGCCGACCTGCGGTTGGCGGCGCCTGCCGCGGGGTGCTGGGCGGCTGCGGCGGTCGCGTTGGCGGCGCCGGTCGGGGTGAGTGCGGGGATCGCCGCCGGTTGTGTGGTCGGGGGACTGGCGGCGATCGGGTGGTCGCGGTCGGCGGGGGAGTTCGGGCGGTCCGTCGCCGTCACTGCGGCGGCCGTGTGCGGGGTGACGGCGGCGTCGACGATCGTGGTGCTGCTGCGGATCATCGCCGTGGATGAGGCGCCGATCGTCGCGGTGGACGGCAAGCCCGTGGTGGAGGTGACGGTGGCGGGTGATCCGTCGTTCTCGATTCCGGGGATGATGAGCCTGCCCGTCGAAGTCGAGGCTGTTCGCGGGGCGCGGCAGCGGCCGGTGGCGGCGACGCTGTTGGCGCGGTCGTCGATGGTCGATCCGCTGCCGGGGGAACGCTATCGAGTGCGGGCGCGTGTCCGGCCACCGCGGGAGGGTGTCGCGGATCGGCTGGTCGCGGCCAGGTTGAGTGCCGTCGGCGAACTGGAGAAGATCGGTGAGGCACCGTGGTGGCAGACCGTTGCCGGTCGAGTGCGGGAGCGGTTGCGCGACGTCGCCGCCCGCGCCCTCGGCGAGCGTCCTGCGGGACTGTTGCCCGGACTCGTTCTCGGGGACGTGAGCGGGCTCGATCAGCGGACGTCGGACAATTTCCGCAGTGCCGGGCTCACACACCTCGTGGCTGTGTCGGGCAGCAATTTGGTGCTCGTGTGCGGAACCGTGATCCTCGCCGTCCGGATGACGGGCGCGTCCGCGCGGACGGTCGTCGCCGTCGGGGCGGTGGCGATCGTCGGTTTCGTGATCCTGGTCCGCCCCTCCGACAGCGTCTTGCGGGCCGCGGTCATGGGATCGGTCGGCCTGGTCGCAGGACTCGGGTCGCGGCGGTCGCAGGCGCTGCCCGCGCTGGGAACCGCGGTGATCGTCGTGATCCTGCTGTGGCCGCAGATGGCGGTGGCGCCGGGCTTCGCGCTGTCGGTGGTCGCCACCCTCGGGTTGGTGCTGTGGTCGGTGCCGATCCGGCGAGCGCTCGTCATCCGGGGCATGCCGGAGGCCCCGGCGATGCTCCTGTCGATGACCCTCGCGGCCCAGATCCTGACGACACCGCTGCTGATCGTTCTCACCGACACCGCCAACGTACTCGCGGTCCCCGCCAACCTGCTGGCGATACCGGTGGTCGGCATGGCGGGCCTCCTGGGGACTGCCGCCGCGGTGGTCGGAGCCCTCGGCTCCCGCTACGGTCCCGGCGGTGTTCTCGCCGAGTTCCTGATCCGCGCAGCGGGCCCGCCGACGCGGTGGCTCATCGCCGTCGCCGACCGCCTCGGCGGCCCGACGTGGTCGAGCATCGAGGTCCCGGGATGGATGACGGTGTTCGTATTGGGCGGGCTCATCGCGGCGGTGTTGTGGTGGCGGAACCGGACTCGATCAGCGGGGCGGCGGTTACACCGTGGATGA
- a CDS encoding ComEA family DNA-binding protein: MGRNKRVGRDRDNGPDPLARLAPPEPSTQPWGVTGMPSWLDTPAGRDAWAARDAEPAEAAAPPTPAGNDDPDWRPSSETEDTDWFDNDWDGDDEQSASDGELPGLESLGDDDEWEDDWEPPRRRLTMLPPAAIGLIVVGLIACAIAGYSLLKQNEPTAPVVAFDAAVESAEPGRPSSGTVPSASASSTAPDGRIIVSVVGLVRKPGLVRIVDTARVADAIAQAGGARPGADLISLNMAQLLHDGDQILVGQGDGGSVKSAVVPASGASGGEPSGGAPPGAGGSLPADGTGLVNLNTATAEQLDTLPGVGPVTAEAIIAWRQANGKFTSVEQLAEVDGIGPARLAKLKPLVTVG; encoded by the coding sequence ATGGGGAGGAACAAGCGGGTGGGCCGCGACCGCGACAACGGGCCCGATCCATTGGCGAGGCTGGCGCCGCCGGAACCGTCGACGCAGCCCTGGGGTGTCACCGGCATGCCGAGCTGGCTCGACACCCCGGCCGGACGCGACGCGTGGGCCGCACGCGACGCTGAACCGGCCGAGGCGGCGGCGCCCCCGACACCGGCGGGGAACGACGATCCGGACTGGAGACCGTCGAGCGAGACCGAAGACACCGATTGGTTCGACAACGACTGGGACGGCGACGACGAGCAGTCGGCGTCGGACGGTGAACTGCCCGGCCTGGAATCGCTCGGTGACGACGATGAGTGGGAGGACGACTGGGAGCCGCCGCGACGTCGTCTGACGATGCTCCCGCCCGCAGCGATCGGACTGATCGTCGTGGGGCTCATCGCGTGTGCGATCGCCGGTTACTCGCTCTTGAAGCAGAATGAGCCGACCGCGCCCGTCGTCGCGTTCGACGCCGCCGTCGAATCGGCGGAACCAGGCAGGCCGTCATCGGGCACGGTTCCGTCAGCGTCCGCTTCGTCGACTGCGCCCGACGGCCGGATCATCGTCAGCGTCGTCGGGCTGGTCCGCAAACCGGGTCTGGTGCGGATCGTCGACACGGCGCGGGTGGCCGATGCGATCGCGCAGGCAGGCGGCGCCCGACCCGGCGCCGACCTCATCAGTCTCAACATGGCCCAGTTGCTGCACGACGGCGACCAGATCCTCGTCGGGCAGGGCGACGGCGGCTCGGTGAAGAGTGCGGTGGTCCCGGCGTCCGGTGCGTCCGGTGGCGAACCGTCCGGGGGAGCGCCGCCGGGTGCGGGCGGCAGCCTCCCCGCCGACGGCACCGGCCTCGTGAACCTCAACACAGCGACCGCCGAGCAGCTCGACACGCTTCCGGGCGTCGGTCCGGTGACCGCCGAGGCGATCATCGCGTGGCGACAGGCCAACGGGAAGTTCACTTCGGTGGAGCAGCTCGCGGAGGTCGACGGGATCGGGCCGGCGCGACTCGCGAAGCTGAAGCCGCTCGTCACGGTCGGGTGA
- a CDS encoding TetR/AcrR family transcriptional regulator C-terminal domain-containing protein, whose protein sequence is MSRVDEIAGELRKRIAAGVLRSGDPVPSTRAIMRDHNVAMATASRVLARLQQEGLVESTPGRGTVVCAPDGADPAVLTTDGVVGVAVGIADAESLAGVSMRRLAAALGIPTMAVYRYVPSRDDLEAAMLDHVLREMVLPSASGSWRADLEGVARALWQVMVRHPWFAGALSMTRPAALASAMPMSERMLACLTEAVGDPIQAFTDYLGLLHFIRGVGLTLEPELADLAETGLTNDEWVDTRIGDLKRVAPGDRFPHLHRIIEIGYPYDADVLFESGLRRFLDGLSADDGGG, encoded by the coding sequence GTGTCGAGAGTGGATGAGATCGCCGGGGAGTTGCGGAAGCGGATCGCCGCCGGCGTCCTGCGGTCGGGGGATCCGGTGCCGTCGACCCGCGCGATCATGCGTGACCACAACGTCGCGATGGCGACGGCGAGCCGGGTGCTCGCGAGACTGCAGCAGGAGGGGCTCGTGGAGTCGACGCCCGGCCGGGGCACTGTGGTGTGTGCGCCGGACGGCGCCGATCCGGCCGTGCTGACCACCGACGGCGTGGTGGGAGTCGCCGTCGGCATCGCCGATGCCGAGTCGCTGGCCGGCGTCTCCATGCGGCGGTTGGCGGCGGCGCTGGGGATCCCGACGATGGCGGTCTATCGGTACGTGCCGAGTCGGGATGATCTCGAGGCGGCGATGCTCGATCACGTGCTGCGCGAGATGGTCCTCCCATCGGCGTCCGGATCGTGGCGCGCCGACCTGGAAGGCGTCGCCCGCGCGCTGTGGCAGGTGATGGTTCGCCATCCGTGGTTCGCGGGCGCGCTGTCGATGACACGGCCCGCCGCGCTCGCGAGCGCGATGCCGATGTCGGAGCGGATGCTCGCGTGCCTGACCGAAGCGGTCGGCGACCCGATCCAGGCCTTCACCGACTACCTCGGCCTGCTGCACTTCATCCGCGGCGTCGGCCTCACCCTCGAACCCGAGCTGGCAGACCTCGCCGAGACCGGTCTCACCAACGACGAGTGGGTGGACACCCGGATCGGCGACCTCAAGCGCGTCGCGCCCGGCGACCGCTTCCCTCATCTGCATCGGATCATCGAGATCGGCTACCCGTACGACGCAGACGTGCTTTTCGAATCGGGCCTCCGCCGATTCCTCGACGGGCTCTCCGCCGACGATGGTGGGGGCTGA
- a CDS encoding FAD-dependent monooxygenase encodes MKTLKILISGASIAGPATAILLTRQGHDVTVVERAPSLRPGGQTVDLRGAGRTVVERLGLADETDARLLHQRGIATVGAGGRRYSSLPVEAFDGNGIVSTHEILRGDLAEILVDATPSTVKYLWGDTITALDEDSRGVTVTFATAAPRRFDLVIGADGLSSAVRRTAFGADSEFLEPIGLRFAWFTAAIDDDLDGWYLLHHATGGRVVSARPSRTDGTVKASLAVRGSDPVPRTDRASQWSLMEEAFADVGWVAPQLLDQMRDADDWAYADLARVRMDRFTTGRVALVGDAGYCPTPLTGLGTTLALVGAYVLAGELGRSDGGDVASALASYERIMRPFAAGAQQLPPGGVGGYAPNGRAMIAASRFTYWAMDRWPLRNLLAPEFVKADGIDLPDYRRDARTIS; translated from the coding sequence ATGAAAACGTTGAAGATCCTCATCAGCGGCGCCTCGATCGCCGGGCCCGCCACCGCCATCCTCCTCACCCGCCAGGGCCACGACGTGACAGTCGTCGAGCGCGCTCCGTCATTGCGGCCGGGCGGCCAGACCGTCGACCTGCGCGGCGCCGGCCGCACCGTCGTGGAGCGCCTGGGTCTCGCCGACGAGACCGACGCCCGACTGCTGCACCAGCGCGGCATCGCGACGGTCGGCGCAGGCGGCAGGCGCTACAGCTCGCTGCCCGTCGAAGCCTTCGACGGCAACGGCATCGTGTCGACGCATGAGATCCTGCGCGGCGACCTCGCCGAGATCCTCGTCGACGCGACCCCGTCGACCGTCAAATATCTCTGGGGCGACACGATCACCGCCCTCGACGAGGACTCTCGGGGTGTCACAGTCACCTTCGCCACCGCGGCACCGCGCCGGTTCGACCTCGTGATCGGCGCGGACGGTCTCAGCTCCGCCGTGCGACGCACCGCGTTCGGCGCCGACAGCGAATTCCTCGAACCGATCGGACTCCGCTTCGCCTGGTTCACCGCCGCCATCGACGACGACCTGGACGGCTGGTACCTGCTCCACCACGCCACCGGCGGCCGGGTCGTCTCCGCGCGCCCGTCCCGCACCGACGGCACGGTCAAGGCGTCACTCGCGGTCCGCGGCTCCGATCCCGTGCCGCGGACCGACCGCGCGAGCCAGTGGTCGCTGATGGAGGAGGCCTTCGCCGACGTCGGCTGGGTGGCACCGCAACTGCTCGATCAGATGCGCGACGCCGACGACTGGGCGTACGCCGATCTCGCCCGGGTTCGCATGGACCGATTCACGACCGGTCGCGTCGCACTCGTCGGCGACGCCGGCTACTGCCCCACTCCGCTCACCGGCCTGGGCACCACCCTTGCCCTCGTCGGCGCCTACGTCCTGGCCGGCGAACTCGGCCGCTCCGACGGCGGCGACGTCGCGTCCGCGCTGGCGTCGTATGAGCGGATCATGCGGCCGTTCGCCGCAGGGGCGCAACAGCTGCCGCCGGGAGGTGTCGGCGGCTACGCGCCCAACGGCCGCGCGATGATCGCCGCGAGCCGCTTCACCTACTGGGCGATGGACCGGTGGCCGCTCCGAAACCTCCTGGCGCCGGAGTTCGTGAAGGCCGACGGCATCGACCTGCCGGACTATCGACGAGATGCCCGCACGATCAGCTGA
- a CDS encoding DegV family protein, with translation MSVVIVTDSSSRLPASLLDEHGILQVPLYLTTEDGTSYAEGVDDMPDDIITTPKVTTSGANLRDLQKTYAQAWELSDGDGVVAVHMSRRLSGTWSAARLAAENMDGQVRVVDSRSVGLSVGLTTMAAVQAAEKGADRDGAYEAAVRAAATAESMICVQALDNLRSSGRISAASHMLGSALAIKPILHMADGILTLRERHRTSTKAIAKMLDAAVELAEDEPVTVGIQHCRNPELAESVLEQAVERIEKVTSTIVVDLGAVLGTHVGPGAVGITLGHGLDPLS, from the coding sequence GTGTCTGTCGTCATCGTCACCGATTCGTCGTCGCGGTTGCCCGCGTCACTGCTTGACGAGCACGGAATCCTGCAGGTCCCGCTGTATCTGACCACCGAAGACGGCACCAGTTACGCCGAGGGCGTCGACGACATGCCTGACGACATCATCACCACCCCGAAGGTCACCACGTCGGGGGCCAATCTGCGCGATCTGCAGAAGACGTACGCGCAGGCGTGGGAGCTGTCCGACGGTGACGGCGTGGTCGCCGTGCACATGTCCCGTCGGCTGTCCGGCACGTGGAGCGCGGCGCGACTGGCCGCCGAGAACATGGACGGACAGGTTCGCGTCGTCGACTCGCGCTCGGTCGGACTCTCGGTCGGGCTCACGACGATGGCCGCCGTGCAGGCCGCCGAGAAGGGGGCCGATCGCGATGGCGCCTACGAGGCCGCCGTCCGCGCCGCAGCCACCGCCGAGTCGATGATCTGCGTGCAGGCGCTCGACAATCTCCGGTCCAGCGGTCGGATCAGCGCGGCGAGCCACATGCTCGGCTCCGCGTTGGCCATCAAGCCGATCCTGCACATGGCCGACGGCATCCTCACGCTCCGCGAGCGACACCGGACCTCCACCAAGGCCATCGCCAAGATGCTCGACGCCGCCGTCGAACTCGCCGAGGACGAGCCGGTGACGGTCGGCATCCAGCACTGCCGGAACCCGGAACTCGCCGAGTCGGTCCTCGAGCAGGCCGTCGAGCGGATCGAGAAGGTCACCTCGACGATTGTCGTCGATCTCGGCGCCGTCCTCGGCACCCACGTCGGCCCCGGTGCCGTCGGCATCACCCTCGGTCACGGGCTCGATCCGCTCAGCTGA